A single Drosophila ananassae strain 14024-0371.13 chromosome 3L, ASM1763931v2, whole genome shotgun sequence DNA region contains:
- the LOC6495453 gene encoding protein nemuri, which produces MSTKWLILCALVALLSIGSETWAKPGRRTIQARPDPEQVQRLNARYYAQDDEDGDDILEHEEDLADDNEEDDDEEAEDAEDAEDAEEREEDLHEEKPKEQTLTNKQLSIKTETVPLKKEHREVQAEDNEDDLQNLDYDEDENEALAGGIDFKLNEGRNNRRGAGRRGGKGGRKGRGRRNRRRGNRRCGGRGKRGRGGQKRRTPSKRNGNKRKTANKRKTANKRQGQKRKANNTNNNKQTGAPSTKVA; this is translated from the coding sequence ATGTCGACCAAGTGGCTGATTCTATGCGCCCtggtggcactcctcagcatCGGTTCCGAGACCTGGGCCAAGCCCGGCAGACGCACTATCCAGGCCAGGCCTGATCCTGAACAGGTGCAGCGACTGAATGCCCGCTACTATGCCCAGGATGATGAGGACGGCGATGATATCCTGGAGCACGAAGAGGACTTGGCCGATGACAACGAGGAGGATGACGACGAGGAAGCGGAGGACGCTGAGGACGCTGAGGACGCTGAGGAGAGGGAAGAGGACCTGCACGAGGAGAAGCCCAAGGAACAGACTTTAACCAACAAACAGTTGTCCATAAAAACGGAAACAGTTCCCCTCAAAAAGGAGCACCGGGAGGTCCAGGCCGAGGACAACGAGGACGATCTCCAAAATCTCGACTATGACGAGGACGAGAACGAAGCTCTGGCCGGGGGCATTGACTTCAAATTGAACGAGGGCCGTAACAATCGACGGGGAGCCGGCAGACGTGGAGGCAAGGGCGGTCGCAAGGGGCGTGGCAGGCGGAACCGAAGGCGTGGCAATCGTCGTTGCGGCGGTCGTGGCAAGCGCGGGCGAGGCGGCCAAAAGCGGCGCACTCCGTCAAAACGCAACGGTAACAAGCGAAAGACGGCTAACAAGCGGAAAACGGCTAACAAGCGACAGGGTCAAAAGCGTAAGGCCAACaataccaacaacaacaagcagaCTGGAGCACCTTCCACAAAAGTTGCTTAA